Part of the Alistipes sp. ZOR0009 genome, GACGTTACCCGTTCTAGAGCTCTATACAAAGTTGCCAAAAAGCATAACAGTCAAGCACTAGAGGCAGATGCACTCCACTTTGCAACAGATATATGGAGTTCCGCAGTAGTCTTATTTGGCTTAATATGCGCCCATTTTGGCTTCCATTTTGCGGATTCAGCAGCAGCACTTGGCGTTGCAATCATCGTACTCAGCGTCTCGTACAAGCTTGGACGTAGAGCCGTAGATGTTCTACTCGACCATGCTCCCAACGAACTTTATCAACAAATAAACGGTTTACTGAGAGAAAATGAAGAGGTGAAATGCTACCACGACCTAAAAGTTCGCGTTGCAGGTGCTGATACGTTTGTAAATGTAACTGTTCATTTACAACCAACACTGAGCTTAAGCCAAGCGCACGAAATATCTCATAAAATAGAAAGACACATATGCAGCGCCATTCAGCGCTGTGAGGTACAAATTCACTACGAACCCAACGACGAGGAGCACAAATTAGAAAAGCCCTTTTAGTGTGAAGTGTTTATTACCTAAAGTTCCTATATTCGTGAAAAATGGTAGCAACTCTCCCTAAAAGAGGGTGCATCATTTTTATTAATCACTAAATATTTATGCTATGAATTGCCCTTTATGTAATGTTCCCCTAATGATGGCCGATAAGCAGGGGGTAGAAATAGATTACTGCCCTAAATGTCGCGGTATTTGGCTCGACCGTGGAGAGTTAGAGAAAATTATCGAGCGTTCTCTTCAGCCTGGCTTCGGGTACCACGACGACGACCACTACAACAAACATCATGATAGCCATAAGTCGCCTTTTAGCCACGACAAATATCCTAACAAGCATAAACGAGGGTTTCTTGGCGATCTTTTCGATTTTTAGTAATAGCAAACGCAGCCCTTTGTGGCTGCGTTTATGTTATTGGGGATTAACCCAATTCTCATACTCTAGCGTCTTCTCCTTAATCCACTCAATATAACGAGGATTGTCTTTCATAAAGGAGGCATTTGCTTTTATATTTCCCATAACCTCTGGTGTGACATAAAAGTTGCTAGAATAAGCTTCGAGAATATCCATCATGGCACCCGCATCTTTTAG contains:
- a CDS encoding cation diffusion facilitator family transporter, which produces MSSEKKNVAGISVLAAIFLTGFKLVVGLLTGSLGILSEALHSALDMVAAVITYYSVRISDRPADKNHNYGHGKVENLSALIETILLLVTCIWIIYEAISRLISGNTHIEVSVWSYIVVVSSIIIDVTRSRALYKVAKKHNSQALEADALHFATDIWSSAVVLFGLICAHFGFHFADSAAALGVAIIVLSVSYKLGRRAVDVLLDHAPNELYQQINGLLRENEEVKCYHDLKVRVAGADTFVNVTVHLQPTLSLSQAHEISHKIERHICSAIQRCEVQIHYEPNDEEHKLEKPF
- a CDS encoding zf-TFIIB domain-containing protein, which gives rise to MNCPLCNVPLMMADKQGVEIDYCPKCRGIWLDRGELEKIIERSLQPGFGYHDDDHYNKHHDSHKSPFSHDKYPNKHKRGFLGDLFDF